Proteins from one Nicotiana tabacum cultivar K326 chromosome 23, ASM71507v2, whole genome shotgun sequence genomic window:
- the LOC107793253 gene encoding putative LRR receptor-like serine/threonine-protein kinase At1g12460, with product MKKLGTFVHCFVLVWCFCLLELELVSPLTEKEILLQFKGNISTDPYNSLVSWNPSGSPCLDFSGVFCNSAGNVVKIVLWNASLGGVLSSALAELKSLRILTLFGNKFTGNIPVEYSGIDSLWKINVSSNALSGSIPEFLGDLPNIRFLDLSRNVYSGEIPAALFMNCNKTRFISLSHNNLSGSIPVSIGNCQNLEGIDLSFNGLTGSLPSQICDIPGLVYLSVRSNALTGNVQEKVSTCQRLELLDLGSNKFSGLAPFGALELVNLTYFNVSSNGFDGEIVNSSTCSQRLEVLDVSRNNFFGEIPLSISKCSALKYLDMANNRINGTIPTELADLKSLSVIRLGNNSLGGTIPAELGSIEWLAVLDLHNLTLFGEIPYDISNCKLLLELDLSGNLLEGEIPQNLYNLSNLVYLDLHHNQLNGSIPSTIGNLSNLHFLDLSENVLSGSIPVALENLHNLTHFNVSYNLLSGAIPSIESIQQFGPSAFFHNSGLCGAPLDVSCSPSGIAPAKGKPRLSASAIVAIVAAAVILTGVCLITIINMKARRRRRRADETIIVESTPLASTDSNVIIGKLVLFSKTLPSKYEDWEAGTKALLDKESLIGGGTIGSVYRTSFEGGVSLAVKKLETLGRIRNQDEFEHEIGRLGTLQHPNLVALQGYYWSSSMQLILSEFVPNGNLYDNLHGLSYPGTSTGAGNPELNWPRRFQIAVGTARALAYLHHDCKPPVLHLNVKSTNILLDTNYEAKLTDYGLGKFLPLLDNYGLTKFHNAVGYVAPELAQSLRLSDKCDVYSFGVILLELVTGRKPVENPVANEVVVLCEYVRGLIERGAASDCFDRSLRGFAENELIQVMKLGLICTSETPSRRPSMAEVVQVLESIRNGLGS from the exons ATGAAAAAATTAGGTACATttgttcattgttttgttcttgtttggtGTTTTTGTTTGCTTGAATTGGAATTGGTCTCCCCATTAACTGAAAAAGAGATCTTGCTTCAATTCAAGGGTAACATTTCTACAGACCCTTACAATAGTTTAGTTTCTTGGAATCCTAGTGGTAGCCCTTGCCTTGACTTTAGTGGTGTTTTCTGCAATTCTGCTGGAAATGTGGTGAAGATTGTGTTGTGGAACGCTAGTCTTGGTGGTGTTCTCTCCTCTGCCTTAGCAGAACTTAAGTCTTTGCGAATCCTCACTTTGTTTGGGAACAAATTCACTGGCAATATTCCTGTAGAGTACAGTGGGATTGATTCATTATGGAAGATTAATGTAAGCTCCAATGCTTTATCTGGTTCAATTCCTGAATTTCTTGGGGATTTGCCAAATATAAGATTCCTTGATTTGTCAAGAAATGTGTATAGTGGTGAAATTCCTGCGGCTTTGTTTATGAATTGTAACAAAACAAGGTTCATTTCCTTGTCCCATAACAATCTTTCAGGTTCAATTCCAGTATCAATTGGAAACTGTCAGAATCTTGAAGGGATAGACTTATCTTTTAATGGTCTTACTGGAAGTTTACCTTCACAAATTTGTGATATTCCAGGGCTAGTTTACTTGTCTGTGAGGAGCAATGCTCTAACAGGAAATGTTCAAGAGAAGGTTTCCACATGTCAAAGATTGGAGCTTTTGGATCTTGGTAGCAATAAGTTCTCTGGTTTGGCTCCTTTTGGGGCTCTTGAATTGGTAAATCTTACATATTTCAATGTTTCAAGTAATGGTTTTGATGGGGAGATAGTTAACTCTAGCACTTGTAGTCAGAGACTGGAAGTGTTGGATGTTTCAAGAAATAATTTCTTTGGTGAAATTCCCTTGAGCATCTCGAAATGCAGCGCCCTCAAGTACTTGGACATGGCAAATAATAGGATTAATGGAACTATACCTACTGAGCTTGCGGATTTGAAAAGCCTTTCTGTTATTCGATTGGGTAATAATTCACTAGGGGGAACAATTCCAGCCGAGCTTGGTAGTATCGAATGGCTTGCAGTTTTGGACCTGCATAATCTCACCCTATTTGGTGAAATCCCATATGACATTAGCAACTGCAAGCTTCTTCTTGAACT GGATCTTTCTGGGAACCTTTTAGAAGGAGAAATACCGCAGAATCTATACAACTTGTCAAACCTTGTATATCTTGACTTACATCATAACCAACTGAATGGAAGTATACCATCAACCATTGGAAATTTGTCTAACTTGCACTTTTTGGATTTATCAGAAAATGTGCTGTCCGGATCAATCCCTGTTGCTCTTGAGAATCTGCATAATTTAACTCATTTTAATGTATCTTACAACCTTCTATCTGGTGCTATACCATCAATTGAGAGCATCCAGCAGTTTGGACCCTCGGCATTTTTTCATAATAGTGGTCTTTGTGGTGCTCCTTTAGATGTTTCATGCTCTCCCAGTGGCATTGCTCCTGCAAAAGGGAAACCAAGATTGAGTGCCTCAGCTATTGTTGCTATTGTCGCTGCTGCAGTAATCCTTACGGGCGTTTGTTTGATAACCATCATTAATATGAAAGCTAGGCGGAGGAGGAGAAGAGCAGACGAGACAATAATTGTAGAGAGCACGCCACTGGCTTCTACAGATTCAAATGTCATTATAGGAAAGTTGGTTCTTTTCAGCAAGACTTTGCCTTCAAAATATGAGGACTGGGAGGCTGGCACAAAAGCTTTGCTAGACAAGGAGTCTTTGATTGGTGGAGGAACAATTGGATCGGTTTACAGAACATCCTTTGAAGGTGGTGTATCACTTGCAGTGAAAAAGCTCGAGACATTGGGGCGAATAAGAAATCAAGatgaatttgagcatgaaattggGCGGTTAGGGACACTTCAGCATCCAAATCTTGTTGCTTTACAAGGATACTACTGGTCCTCTAGTATGCAGTTAATATTATCAGAGTTTGTTCCAAATGGAAACCTGTACGATAATTTACATGGACTTAGTTATCCCGGAACCAGCACTGGTGCTGGTAATCCAGAACTGAATTGGCCAAGAAGGTTTCAGATTGCTGTAGGGACAGCTCGAGCCCTCGCGTATCTTCACCATGACTGCAAACCTCCTGTCCTTCATCTTAACGTTAAGTCCACTAATATACTCCTGGACACAAACTATGAAGCCAAATTGACTGATTATGGTCTTGGTAAGTTCCTTCCCTTGCTGGATAACTATGGACTAACCAAGTTCCACAATGCAGTTGGTTATGTTGCACCAGAGTTGGCGCAAAGTTTGAGACTAAGCGATAAATGTGACGTTTACAGTTTTGGGGTAATTCTGCTGGAGTTGGTCACTGGAAGGAAACCAGTGGAGAACCCAGTAGCAAATGAGGTGGTGGTCTTGTGTGAATATGTTAGAGGCCTGATTGAAAGGGGTGCTGCTTCAGACTGTTTTGATAGAAGTTTGAGGGGCTTTGCAGAAAATGAGCTGATTCAGGTAATGAAGCTAGGCTTGATTTGTACTTCTGAAACGCCTTCAAGGAGACCTAGCATGGCTGAGGTAGTGCAAGTTCTTGAGTCCATCAGGAATGGCCTGGGCTCATAG